The Linepithema humile isolate Giens D197 chromosome 7, Lhum_UNIL_v1.0, whole genome shotgun sequence genome has a window encoding:
- the Gart gene encoding trifunctional purine biosynthetic protein adenosine-3: protein MMQHTVLVIGGGGREHAICWKLSQSPHVKEILVAPGNTGIKQVAKVQLVELNVKNTKKVAEWSKENNVDLVVVGPEDPLAQGLADDLNDVGVKCFGPQKQAAEIEANKDWAKQFMDRNHIPTARWQGFTSAADAKTFVKSAPFKALVVKASGLAAGKGVVVAKDQEEACQAIDEILNDKKFGTAGETVVVEELLEGEEVSVLAFTDGKTVVPMMPAQDHKRIFNADAGPNTGGMGAYCPCPLLNEREYEQVKVNVLQKAVDGLRKENIPFVGVLYAGLMLTEDGPKVLEFNCRFGDPETEVVLPLLTSDLFAIMKACCEGTLSPSLVSWRENVSAVGVVLASRGYPASSSKGQVITGMDEVTRKQDHFIFHSGTAASSEGELVTNGGRVLITVSIAPTLAMAAARATQAAQHVSFDGKQFRTDIAHKGIARSILQKGQLTYKSSGVNIDAGDRLVSAIKPATCSTKHAGTLGTIGGFGGLFDVKYAGYENPILVSGTDGVGTKLKIAVECNKHDTVGIDLVAMCVNDILAHNAEPLFFLDYFACGKLDVGVATTVVNGIAEGCKQAGCSLIGGETAEMPDMYPEGEYDLAGFAVGAVETGDLLPRKIDINEGDVVIGLPSSGVHSNGFSLVRKVLKLADKKYSDIAPFSKKNRTIGEELLEPTKIYVKSVLPALRTDLVKGFAHITGGGLTENIPRILPEDLGVTLDATKWNVLPVFGWLAAVGGISKHEMLRTFNCGIGAILICSEKDKAEILKKLKDENPVVIGNVNTHSNGQTKVHIENFEKALELEMKQYVPNLVASLSKPLKRVGVLISGSGTNLQSLIDATQDPSQHMGAEIVLVISNKPGVEGLKRAERAGIKTLVIKHTDYPNRESFDTVMNVELHANGVEIVCLAGFMRILSEQFVKHWKGALLNIHPSLLPSFKGANAHKDVLAARVRVSGCTVHFVEVDIDSGAIVEQEAVPVFPDDTEKILQERVKTAEHRAYPRALKHLATGRIKLKEDGTLQWN, encoded by the exons atgATGCAGCACACAGTTCTGGTAATCGGCGGCGGTGGCAGAGAACATGCCATTTGCTGGAAATTGTCTCAATCGCCACAT GTGAAAGAAATTCTAGTTGCTCCCGGGAATACCGGCATCAAACAAGTGGCCAAGGTGCAATTGGTTGAgttaaatgtcaaaaatacCAAG AAAGTCGCTGAATGGAGCAAGGAGAATAATGTGGATCTAGTAGTGGTTGGGCCAGAGGATCCTTTGGCTCAGGGCCTGGCGGATGATCTGAATGATGTGGGAGTGAAATGCTTCGGACCGCAGAAGCAAGCAGCCGAGATTGAAGCAAATAAGGACTGGGCGAAGCAGTTTATGGACAGAAATCATATTCCTACTGCTAGATGGCAAGGCTTTACGTCTGCTGCAGATGCAAAAACTTTCGTCAAGAG tGCTCCCTTCAAGGCACTCGTGGTGAAAGCATCCGGCTTGGCAGCAGGTAAAGGTGTTGTAGTGGCAAAAGACCAGGAGGAAGCTTGTCAAGCGATAGATGAGATTCTGAATGACAAGAAATTTGGGACTGCTGGTGAAACTGTAGTTGTCGAGGAACTCTTAGAGGGCGAAGAAGTGTCTGTGCTTGCATTTACAGACG GCAAGACTGTTGTGCCCATGATGCCTGCGCAAGACCACAAGAGGATCTTCAATGCGGATGCTGGTCCAAACACCGGTGGAATGGGAGCATATTGTCCGTGTCCATTGTTAAACGAAAGGGAATACGAGCAGGTGAAAGTGAATGTTCTCCAGAAAGCCGTCGACGGCCTGAGAAAGGAAAATATTCCGTTCGTtg GCGTGTTGTATGCCGGTTTAATGCTGACCGAAGACGGCCCGAAAGTCCTGGAGTTCAACTGTAGATTCGGCGACCCCGAAACGGAAGTTGTGTTACCGCTTTTGACATCAGACTTGTTCGCAATCATGAAG GCTTGTTGCGAAGGTACTTTGAGCCCGTCTCTCGTTTCCTGGCGAGAGAACGTATCCGCCGTGGGTGTTGTTTTAGCATCCCGCGGCTATCCAGCGTCCTCGTCCAAGGGTCAAGTTATAACCGGCATGGACGAAGTGACGCGTAAACAGGATCACTTCATCTTTCACAGCGGCACAGCTGCATCATCCGAAGGCGAATTAGTAACCAACG GCGGAAGAGTTCTCATCACCGTCAGTATAGCGCCAACTTTAGCGATGGCAGCTGCCAGGGCGACCCAAGCTGCTCAACATGTATCGTTCGATGGAAAACAATTCAGAACGGATATTGCGCACAAGGGGATCGCTAG gtCTATTTTGCAAAAAGGACAGCTAACATACAAAAGCAGTGGCGTGAATATAGATGCCGGCGATCGTCTCGTCTCCGCTATCAAACCAGCCACTTGCTCCACGAAACACGCTGGCACTTTGGGCACGATAGGCGGGTTCGGAGGCCTCTTTGATGTAAAATACGCAGGCTACGAAAATCCCATTCTGGTATCCGGCACCGATGGCGTCGGTACTAAATTGAAG ATAGCAGTCGAGTGCAATAAACATGACACGGTGGGCATAGACTTGGTAGCAATGTGCGTGAACGACATCCTCGCGCACAATGCGGAGCCGCTGTTCTTCTTGGATTACTTCGCCTGTGGCAAACTCGACGTTGGAGTCGCCACGACGGTTGTGAATGGAATAGCCGAAGGTTGCAAGCAAGCAGGATGTTCCTTG ATTGGCGGAGAAACGGCCGAGATGCCCGACATGTATCCCGAGGGAGAATACGACTTAGCGGGCTTTGCAGTAGGCGCGGTTGAAACAGGTGATTTGCTGCCacgtaaaattgatattaatgaaGGCGACGTGGTGATTGGCCTTCCATCCAGCGGCGTGCACAGCAATGGCTTCAGCTTGGTACGAAAAGTTTTGAAACTCGCTGATAAGAAATACTCCGACATCGCGCCTTTCTCAAAGAAGAATCGAACTATTG GTGAAGAATTGCTGGAACCAACGAAGATTTATGTCAAGAGCGTTCTTCCTGCCTTGCGAACTGATCTAGTGAAAGGATTCGCGCATATCACAGGCGGGGGTCTTACAGAAAACATACCCAGAATTTTACCGGAAGATTTGGGTGTGACGTTGGACGCGACTAAGTGGAACGTATTGCCAGTTTTTGGCTGGTTAGCTGCGGTTG GTGGGATTAGCAAACACGAGATGTTGAGGACATTTAATTGTGGAATTGGCGCGATTTTAATATGCTCCGAAAAAGATAAGGctgaaattttgaagaaactaAAAGACGAAAATCCTGTGGTTATCGGAAACGTGAACACACATAGCA ATGGCCAAACTAAAGTGCACATTGAGAACTTTGAAAAGGCCCTCGAATTAGAGATGAAACAATATGTTCCCAACTTGGTTGCAAGCTTGAGCAAGCCTCTTAAGAGAGTAGGTGTTCTTATATCAGGAAGTGGAACAAATCTTCAGTCATTAATTGACGCTACTCAGGATCCGTCTCAGCACATGGGAGCAGAAATCGTTTTAGTGATTTCCAATAAGCCTGGTGTTGAAGGATTAAAACGTGCCGAGAGAGCCGGCATTAAGACATTg gtaattaaacacACGGATTATCCAAATCGTGAATCTTTCGACACAGTCATGAATGTGGAACTTCATGCCAACGGGGTAGAAATTGTGTGCCTGGCCGGTTTTATGCGAATCCTTTCAGAACAATTCGTAAAACATTGGAAAGGagctttattaaatattcatcctTCACTGTTGCCATCTTTCAAGGGGGCGAACGCGCACAAAGATGTTCTAGCAGCGCGTGTGCGTGTATCGGGTTGTACTGTGCATTTTGTCGAG GTTGATATAGATTCGGGAGCTATCGTCGAACAAGAAGCTGTACCTGTGTTCCCAGACGATACCGAAAAAATCCTGCAGGAACGCGTAAAGACTGCGGAACATCGAGCTTATCCTCGTGCTTTAAAACATTTGGCGACTGGTCGTATAAAACTTAAAGAGGACGGCACTCTCCAATGGAATTGA
- the LOC105668392 gene encoding uncharacterized protein, whose amino-acid sequence MFATVNGGFTNRLWSRGLARIRGSRSTSDKATKSAKTSLLAKKASPSPKDAALAADIAAVAACKTRLKPAKVEPRLQTVRVYRWNPETPHVKPYMQQFSVDLNKCGTMVLDVLTLIKAQYDPTLSFRRSCREGICGSCAMNIDGVNTLSCITKVKESVEDPVVIYPLPHAYVIRDLVPDMEQFLEQFRKIDPYLKRPGEDGFLGLRQILQSPRDRSKLDGLYECIMCACCTYSCPPYWWLGDKYLGPAVLLQAYRWVIDSRDMAHKERLAKLRDFYSVYRCQTIFNCTKTCPKGLNPGKAIAQLKRLLAGLATKEKPDIETAVPNPCRSEEHPPEKK is encoded by the exons ATGTTCGCCACCGTGAACGGTGGATTCACGAACCGGCTTTGGTCGCGTGGACTCGCGCGCATTCGCGGATCGAGGTCGACGTCGGACAAAGCCACCAAATCGGCCAAGACCTCGCTGTTGGCCAAGAAGGCTTCGCCATCGCCCAAAGACGCGGCTTTAGCGGCTGACATTGCAGCTGTCGCAGCGTGCAAAACACGTCTGAAA CCGGCGAAAGTTGAACCGAGACTGCAGACTGTTCGCGTGTACCGATGGAATCCGGAAACGCCGCACGTCAAGCCGTATATGCAGCAGTTCAGCGTGGACCTGAACAAATGCGGCACTATGGTACTGGACGTACTGACGTTAATCAAGGCGCAGTACGATCCGACTTTGTCCTTTCGGAGATCCTGTCGCGAGGGCATCTGCGGCTCCTGCGCGATGAACATAGACGGCGTCAACACTCTGTCTTGCATAAC AAAGGTAAAGGAATCTGTGGAGGATCCAGTGGTGATCTATCCTCTGCCGCACGCGTACGTGATTCGCGACCTGGTGCCGGACATGGAGCAGTTCTTGGAGCAATTTCGCAAGATCGATCCGTACTTAAAGCGCCCGGGTGAGGACGGCTTCCTGGGTTTGCGACAAATTTTGCAAAGTCCGCGGGACAGGAGCAAGCTCGACGGCTTGTACGAGTGCATAATGTGCGCCTGTTGCACGTATTCCTGTCCGCCCTACTGGTGGCTCGGCGACAAGTATCTGGGACCCGCGGTTCTGCTGCAG GCATACAGGTGGGTGATAGACTCGCGAGATATGGCACATAAAGAAAGACTAGCGAAGCTACGGGACTTTTATTCGGTTTATCGATGTCAAACGATCTTCAATTGCACCAAGACGTGCCCAAAG GGTCTAAATCCGGGCAAAGCGATAGCGCAGCTAAAACGTTTACTGGCCGGTCTTGCGACGAAAGAGAAACCAGATATCGAGACGGCTGTTCCAAATCCTTGCCGCAGCGAAGAGCATCCGCCCGAAAAGAAGTAG
- the LOC105668387 gene encoding serine/threonine-protein kinase Chk2: protein MASQQRVPDSQPNTQSNTQPNTQPNTQPNTQNTDILTPSQDVPSQQETLVVWGRLCSMRVLLKNLEMIKDSYTVGRDEGCDICLTTNEMKEKHLKTISKVQFRIYRERVKDTNETLIYLEDNSCNGTFVDKVKVGRGNRVILENNSEIAVVKSHLFIYVFVNTLMTEINDLPSELKTKYALGRKLGSGSCGEVRMVFTKDGSQRFAMKTIKKNIFGASGDLFNRQMKNEVEILKKLKHSCIIKMEDIHDTPTAMYIVLELMEGGELFDRIKNKGKLTEPCAKLIFYQVVLAVYYLHKHGITHRDLKPENILLKNHSDKTLVKVSDFGLSKLVDARSMTMKTFCGTPMYVAPEILSTLGRSPYTNQVDVWSLGVILYICLSGVLPFNNRRKDCSLEEQIRRGLYALPPQYFGHLSSHAIDLIKRMMTINPVTRITVPQILLHPWLRDQCMREEAFQLMGTNANNEQINDENVPPSNNFENCRENNLHPQLKRTRYDM from the exons ATGGCCTCGCAACAACGAGTTCCCGATTCTCAGCCCAATACTCAGTCCAATACTCAGCCCAATACTCAGCCCAATACTCAACCCAATACCCAAAACACGGACATTTTAACACCATCGCAAGATGTACCAAGTCAGCAAGAAACATTGGTTGTCTGGGGAAGATTGTGTTCTATGCGAGTATTACTGAAAAATCTTG aAATGATAAAAGATTCTTATACTGTGGGACGTGATGAAGGTTGTGATATTTGCTTGACCACAAatgaaatgaaagaaaaacacCTGAAGACGATCAGTAAGGTGCAGTTTCGCATATACAGAGAACGTGTTAAGGACACGAATGAGACGCTGATATATCTTGAGGATAACAGCTGTAATGGAACTTTTGTTGACAAAGTTAAAGTTGGTCGTGGAAATCGTGTTATCcttgaaaataattctgaaataGCTGTAGTCAAGAGTCACCTAttca tttaTGTGTTTGTAAACACATTGATGACTGAGATAAACGATTTGCCATCAGAACTGAAAACAAAGTATGCACTTGGTCGCAAACTAGGATCTGGTTCCTGTGGCGAAGTAAGAATGGTATTTACAAAGGATGGTTCTCAAAGATTTGCtatgaaaacaataaaaaagaatatttttggtGCTAGTGGAGATTTATTCAATCGTCAAATGAAAAATGAggttgaaatattgaaaaagttaaaGCAT TCTTGCATCATCAAGATGGAGGATATCCATGACACACCAACAGCGATGTACATCGTTCTTGAACTGATGGAAGGTGGTGAGCTTTTTGACAGAATAAAGAACAAAGGTAAACTGACTGAACCGTGCGCAAAACTGATATTCTACCAAGTTGTACTCGCCGTTTATTATCTTCATAAACATGGCATTACACACCGAGACTTGAAG CCAGAGAATATACTATTAAAGAACCATTCTGACAAGACTCTGGTCAAAGTGTCGGATTTTGGTTTGTCAAAATTAGTAGATGCCAGATCTATGACCATGAAAACGTTTTGTGGAACTCCTATGTACGTTGCTCCCGAGATTCTGTCAACCCTTGGACGTAGTCCTTACACGAATCAA gTCGACGTTTGGAGCTTGGGCGTGATATTATACATCTGTTTAAGTGGCGTGCTTCCTTTCAATAATCGAAGGAAGGATTGCAGTTTAGAGGAACAAATAAGACGTGGATTATACGCATTGCCTCCGCAATACTTCGGACATTTATCATCGCACGCTATAGATCTG ATCAAACGTATGATGACGATAAATCCGGTGACACGGATAACAGTTCCGCAAATTTTGTTGCATCCCTGGTTGAGAGACCAGTGTATGCGAGAAGAAGCGTTTCAATTGATGGGAACAAATGCTAATAATGAGCAAATAAACGACGAGAACGTACCGCCttcgaataattttgaaaattgtcgTGAAAACAATTTACATCCACAATTGAAACGCACACGGTATGACATGTGA
- the Lis-1 gene encoding lissencephaly-1 homolog, with translation MKMVLSQRQREELNKAIADYLSTNGYQDALEAFKKEADMPGEVERKYGGLLEKKWTSVIRLQKKVMELESKLSEAEKEFIEGAPTRGKRSPSEWIPRPPEKFSLTGHRAPINRVVFHPVFSLIVSASEDATIKVWDFESGDFERTLKGHTDSVQDIAFDVSGKLLASCSADMSIKLWDFHQSFACVKTMHGHDHNVNSVAFMPQGDFVVSASRDKTIKIWEVATGYCVKTLTGHREWVRMARVSPCGELIASCSNDQTVRVWHVATKETKVEFREHEHVVECIAWAPESARASINAAAGADNKGAHEGPFLASGSRDKMIRVWDVGAGVCLFTLVGHDNWVRCIVFHPGGKFIVSASDDKTLRVWDTRNKRVMKTLEAHVHFCTSVDFHKNHPYVVTGSVDQTVKIWECR, from the exons ATGAAAATGGTGCTGTCTCAACGTCAGAGGGAGGAGTT AAATAAGGCGATCGCGGATTACCTTAGCACTAACGGCTATCAAGATGCACTCGAGGCATTCAAGAAGGAAGCTGATATGCCGGGGGAGGTGGAGAGGAAGTATGGCGGCCTCCTGGAGAAGAAGTGGACCTCGGTCATACGATTGCAGAAGAAG GTAATGGAGCTGGAGTCCAAGCTGTCCGAGGCGGAGAAGGAGTTCATCGAAGGCGCACCGACGCGCGGTAAGCGATCGCCGTCCGAATGGATACCGAGGCCGCCGGAGAAGTTCAGCCTGACCGGACACAGAGCCCCCATCAATAGAGTCGTTTTCCATCCGGTTTTTAGTCTCATAGTGTCCGCCAGCGAAGACGCCACCATTAAG GTGTGGGATTTTGAGAGCGGCGACTTCGAAAGGACGCTAAAAGGTCACACCGACAGCGTGCAGGACATCGCGTTCGACGTCTCGGGCAAGCTGCTCGCCTCCTGCAGCGCGGACATGTCCATCAAGCTGTGGGACTTCCACCAGTCGTTCGCCTGCGTGAAGACCATGCACGGTCACGATCACAACGTCAACTCGGTCGCGTTCATGCCGCAGGGCGATTTCGTGGTGAGCGCCTCCAGGGACAAGACCATCAAGATCTGGGAAGTGGCGACGGGCTACTGCGTGAAGACGCTCACGGGGCACAGGGAGTGGGTGAGGATGGCGCGGGTCAGCCCGTGCGGCGAGCTCATCGCCAGCTGCTCGAACGACCAGACCGTTCGCGTGTGGCACGTGGCGACGAAGGAGACGAAG GTCGAGTTCAGAGAACACGAACACGTGGTGGAATGCATCGCATGGGCGCCCGAGAGCGCGAGAGCGTCGATCAACGCGGCGGCCGGCGCGGACAACAAGGGCGCGCACGAGGGACCGTTCCTCGCGTCCGGCTCCCGGGACAAAATGATACGCGTGTGGGACGTCGGCGCCGGGGTGTGCCTCTTCACCCTCGTCGGGCACGACAACTGGGTGCGGTGCATCGTCTTCCATCCTGGCGGCAAGTTCATCGTCAGCGCGTCCGACGATAAGACGCTGCGAGTCTGGGACACGCGCAACAAACGAGTGATGAAGACCCTCGAGGCGCACGTTCACTTCTGCACTTCTGTCG ATTTCCACAAGAATCATCCTTACGTGGTCACCGGGAGCGTCGATCAAACGGTGAAGATTTGGGAGTGCCGCTAG
- the Mettl5 gene encoding rRNA N6-adenosine-methyltransferase Mettl5 — translation MASLRLRQLEEYLQQLDVFERPKVSLEQYATSAHIASHMLYTAQSQFSDVEGKSVADLGSGCGVLSLGAKMLGAEYVVGFEIDSDAIDIQYENCNDLELFVEVVQCDVLQYLPGKFEKHFDTVVMNPPFGTKNNAGVDMKFLEVAIKLSSNAVYSLHKSSTRDYVLSKAAQLGAKGTVIAELRYDLPRAYKFHKKTSVDIRVDFIRFELKR, via the exons ATGGCTAGTCTTCGACTTCGCCAATTGGAAGAATACCTGCAACAACTGGATGTATTTGAGAGACCAAAAGTCTCACTAGAGCAATATGCCACCAGTGCGCATATTGCCTCGCATATGTTGTACACCGCACAGTCACAGTTTAGTGATGTAGAAGGTAAAAGCGTAGCGGATTTAGGTTCTGGATGCGGTGTATTGTCATTAGGTGCCAAAATGCTCGGTGCTGAGTATGTGGTTGGATTTGAGATAGATTCGGACGCGATCGATATACAGTATGAAAATTGCAATGACTTGGAACTCTTCGTTGAAGTTGTGCAATGTGATGTGCTGCAATATTTACCAG GAAAATTTGAGAAACACTTTGATACTGTTGTGATGAATCCACCTTTCGGCACGAAGAACAACGCCGGTGTCGACATGAAATTTCTGGAGGTGGCGATTAAACTCTCGTCCAATGCGGTTTACTCGCTGCACAAGAGCAGTACGCGAGATTACGTTCTTTCGAAGGCGGCGCAGCTCGGCGCGAAGGGAACGGTGATAGCGGAGCTCAGATACGATCTACCAAGAGCTTACAAATTCCACAAGAAAACTTCCGTCGACATTCGGGTGGATTTTATAAGATTCGAATTAAAGCgctga
- the Aldh7A1 gene encoding putative aldehyde dehydrogenase family 7 member A1 homolog, producing MSRLLLRNSRCYVPRFQMTRYLVNDARYGFLKQLGITAENPGLYDGRWGGSGKLIESVSPATGKVIATIRESTPQEASNTITEARKAWPQWASIPVPARGDIVRQIGDELRRNLKPLGHLVSLEMGKILPEGIGEVQEFIDICDYAVGLSRTLPGRLLPSERKNHVLLENWNPLGVVGVISAFNFPIAVYGWNSAIAMVCGNTIVWKGALSTPLVAVATTKIIASVLERNGIPGSVASLITGGPEVGETLVNDKRVPLISFTGSTNVGRQVALKVQQRFGKSLLELGGNNALIIAQDADLEMAVRAAVFSCVGTAGQRCTSTRRLILHKKIKDEFLGKLKTAYKSVLERVGDPLDDGVLYGPLHNQPAVDAYKAPIKKAVEAGGTIEFGGKQIERAGFYVEPTIISGLPVEAEVVQQETFAPIVYILEANSLEEAIDLNNGVEQGLSSSLFTKSIGNIFQWIGPHGSDCGIVNVNIGTSGAEIGGAFGGEKATGGGRESGSDAWKHYMRRATITINHGNELPLAQGIKFE from the exons ATGTCACGTCTGTTACTAAGAAACAGCCGTTGTTACGTTCCCCGATTCCAGATGACGAGGTACTTAGTGAACGACGCGAGATATGGCTTCCTCAAGCAATTAGGTATCACCGCCGAGAATCCCGGACTCTACGACGGACGATGGGGTGGATCTGGCAAG TTGATAGAATCGGTGTCACCAGCGACCGGCAAGGTGATAGCGACGATCCGCGAGTCCACGCCGCAGGAGGCCAGCAATACTATAACAGAAGCACGCAAAGCCTGGCCGCAATGGGCTTCTATCCCGGTGCCGGCGAGAGGAGATATCGTGCGGCAGATAGGCGATGAGCTCAGAAGAAACTTGAAGCCGCTGGGACATTTAGTATCTTTGGAAATGG GAAAAATATTGCCGGAGGGCATAGGCGAGGTTCAGGAATTCATCGACATATGCGATTACGCGGTGGGATTGTCGCGAACGTTGCCGGGAAGGCTGTTGCCGTCGGAGAGAAAAAACCACGTGCTCCTGGAAAACTGGAATCCCCTGGGCGTAGTCGGCGTCATTTCCGCCTTTAACTTTCCCATAGCG GTCTACGGCTGGAACAGCGCTATCGCCATGGTCTGCGGCAACACCATCGTCTGGAAAGGGGCGCTGAGCACACCATTAGTGGCCGTCGCAACCACCAAGATAATCGCGAGTGTCCTGGAGCGCAACGGTATCCCGGGCTCCGTCGCGTCCCTCATCACCGGCGGGCCGGAAGTCGGTGAGACTCTGGTGAACGACAAACG GGTACCTCTGATTTCGTTCACCGGAAGCACGAACGTGGGAAGACAAGTGGCTCTCAAGGTTCAGCAAAGATTCGGAAAGTCTCTGCTGGAGCTTGGCGGTAACAACGCGCTGATAA TCGCACAGGACGCCGATTTAGAAATGGCGGTGAGAGCAGCGGTCTTCTCGTGCGTCGGAACAGCCGGACAAAGATGCACCTCAACTAGAAGAttaatattgcacaaaaaaataaaggatGAGTTTTTAGGAAAATTGAAAACGGCGTATAAGAGTGTATTGGAACGAGTCGGAGATCCGCTGGACGACGGTGTGCTCTACGGACCGTTGCACAATCAACCAGCGGTTGACGCTTATAAGGCAC CAATTAAAAAAGCTGTGGAAGCCGGTGGCACGATAGAGTTCGGCGGAAAACAGATAGAGCGAGCGGGTTTCTACGTCGAGCCGACGATCATTTCGGGTTTGCCGGTTGAAGCCGAAGTGGTGCAGCAGGAGACTTTCGCTCCGATCGTTTACATTCTGGAGGCGAACTCTCTCGAAGAAGCTATCGATCTTAACAACGGCGTGGAACAGGGATTGAGCAGTAGTCTCTTTACTAAAAGTattggaaatatatttcag TGGATCGGCCCTCACGGATCAGATTGCGGAATAGTCAACGTCAACATCGGCACTAGCGGCGCCGAGATAGGCGGTGCGTTTGGCGGTGAAAAGGCCACTGGCGGGGGCCGCGAGAGCGGAAGCGATGCGTGGAAACATTACATGCGACGTGCGACGATCACGATCAATCACGGAAACGAGCTTCCTCTTGCTCAGGGAATCAAGTTCGAATAA